From Saprospiraceae bacterium, one genomic window encodes:
- the cadA gene encoding cadmium-translocating P-type ATPase, protein MDHTHHHHYENQHPNEQYGDRDVSGHDKHAGHNVAEFWKRFIVCSIVSIPVLALSHMIQQWLGFKLVFAGDKYLLAVLSTFIFVYGGYPFLKGLVDEVKDKAIGMMTLIGVAITVAWAYSVAITFGLQGMDFYWEMATLIDIMLIGHYFEMKSVMGASRSLELLVKMMPSTAHHLVNGQIHDMPVSHLKIGDMIMVKPGEKVPVDGIVTEGESYVDESMLTGESKPVKKEKDSKVIGGAVNSNGSLTIKVTSTGKDSYLNKVVKLVEDAQKVKSKTQNFADRAAKVLTFVALGGGVITLTIWLLLGFPFVFALERMVTVMVISCPHALGLAVPLVVAISTSISAQKGLLIRNRTAFENARLITTIIFDKTGTLTKGSHELQQIKVLNPKFEDKELLRLASGIEQHSEHYIAAGLLRKVKELNIAIPKSENFNYLPGKGLEGIVEEKEIKVVGPNYLNEQNIKIAETIDEFTGTVVYVLIDKNVAGYFTFSDQIRESSLEAIQILKEAGIKNLLLTGDNEKVAMKVSDELKMDGFIANVLPHDKLEKVKELQEKGEYIAMTGDGVNDAPALAQADVGIAVGSGTDVAAETADIILVNSDPKDIANLILFGKATYNKMIQNLWWAAGYNILAIPLAAGVLYNWGIMLSPAVGAVLMSLSTIVVAINAQLLKSKMS, encoded by the coding sequence ATGGACCATACACATCATCATCATTATGAAAATCAACATCCAAATGAACAATATGGTGATCGCGACGTGAGCGGACATGATAAACACGCCGGGCATAATGTTGCGGAATTTTGGAAGCGATTTATTGTATGTTCCATCGTTTCTATTCCTGTGCTTGCCCTGTCGCACATGATACAGCAGTGGTTAGGGTTTAAATTAGTTTTTGCAGGCGACAAATATTTGTTGGCTGTTCTCTCCACATTCATTTTCGTTTATGGTGGTTATCCATTTCTAAAAGGATTGGTAGATGAAGTGAAGGATAAAGCCATTGGCATGATGACACTGATTGGTGTTGCTATTACTGTTGCATGGGCATACAGTGTTGCTATCACTTTTGGTTTGCAGGGCATGGACTTTTATTGGGAAATGGCAACCCTGATAGACATTATGCTCATTGGGCATTACTTTGAAATGAAATCGGTAATGGGTGCTTCCCGTTCATTGGAATTGCTTGTGAAAATGATGCCTTCAACCGCACACCATTTAGTAAACGGACAAATACATGATATGCCTGTCAGTCATTTGAAAATCGGAGATATGATTATGGTAAAGCCGGGCGAAAAAGTTCCGGTAGATGGAATTGTAACCGAAGGAGAAAGCTATGTTGATGAAAGTATGCTTACTGGTGAGAGTAAACCAGTAAAAAAAGAAAAGGACAGTAAAGTGATTGGCGGTGCTGTAAATAGTAATGGTTCACTTACTATAAAAGTTACAAGCACAGGAAAAGACAGCTATCTGAACAAAGTAGTAAAGCTGGTAGAAGATGCTCAAAAAGTAAAATCAAAAACACAAAATTTTGCCGACCGTGCTGCAAAAGTGCTGACGTTTGTTGCGTTGGGCGGTGGTGTTATCACACTTACTATTTGGTTGCTTTTGGGTTTTCCGTTTGTGTTTGCTTTGGAAAGAATGGTTACAGTAATGGTTATTTCCTGTCCTCATGCTTTAGGGTTGGCTGTGCCTTTAGTTGTAGCTATTTCAACTTCCATTTCTGCACAAAAAGGTTTGCTCATTCGCAACAGAACAGCTTTTGAAAATGCGCGGCTGATTACTACCATCATTTTTGACAAGACCGGAACACTTACAAAAGGTTCACATGAATTACAGCAAATAAAAGTGCTGAACCCCAAATTTGAAGATAAAGAATTACTGCGTTTAGCATCAGGCATTGAACAACATTCTGAACATTACATCGCAGCAGGTTTGTTGAGAAAGGTGAAAGAATTGAACATTGCAATTCCAAAATCAGAAAATTTCAATTACCTGCCGGGTAAAGGATTGGAAGGCATTGTAGAAGAGAAAGAAATTAAAGTAGTAGGTCCGAATTACCTGAACGAACAAAACATCAAGATTGCTGAAACGATTGATGAATTTACAGGCACAGTTGTTTATGTTCTGATTGACAAAAATGTTGCGGGGTATTTTACTTTTTCAGACCAGATAAGAGAAAGCTCTCTTGAAGCCATTCAAATTTTAAAAGAGGCGGGAATTAAGAACCTGCTGCTTACAGGCGACAACGAAAAAGTAGCCATGAAAGTAAGCGATGAATTAAAAATGGACGGCTTCATAGCCAATGTATTACCGCATGATAAATTAGAGAAAGTAAAAGAACTTCAGGAAAAAGGTGAATACATTGCCATGACAGGCGATGGCGTAAATGATGCACCTGCTCTTGCACAAGCAGATGTTGGTATTGCAGTTGGTTCAGGAACAGATGTAGCAGCAGAAACAGCAGACATTATTTTGGTGAACTCCGACCCGAAAGATATCGCCAACCTGATATTATTTGGTAAAGCTACCTACAACAAAATGATACAAAACTTATGGTGGGCTGCGGGCTACAACATTCTTGCAATTCCATTGGCAGCAGGTGTACTTTATAATTGGGGAATAATGTTAAGTCCGGCAGTTGGTGCAGTATTGATGAGTTTAAGCACCATTGTAGTTGCTATAAACGCACAACTTTTAAAAAGTAAAATGTCATAA
- a CDS encoding efflux RND transporter permease subunit, whose protein sequence is MIEKIISWSTHNRFFVWIGILLVVVGGIWSVMTTPVDAIPDLSENQVIVYTEWMGRNPQIMEDQITYPLVSNLQGIPNVKAIRAASMFGMSFIFVIFNDDAEIYWARTRVLERLNFAQKALPQGVTPTLGPDGTGVGHVFWYTLQGDGYDLGELRAVQDWYVKFALQNVEGVSEVASFGGIQKQYQVSVNPHKLVYYGISAMDVANALKANNRDVGGSIYEMNRMGYMLRGLGYIKDIKDIEEISVGAYKSTPIKLKDVADVQMSSDIRLGIAEENGEGEVVGGVVVARYGENAKEVIDRVKERLGDVEKGLPPGVKFKVAYDRSDLIEAAVATLKDALIEEIIVVALVVLLFLFHVRSAVVAIVTIPLSVLIGFMLVKWFGISLNIMSLGGIALAIGDLVDAGIVMTENAYKGLVKAVLKTDE, encoded by the coding sequence ATGATAGAAAAAATAATTTCATGGTCAACGCACAACCGCTTCTTCGTCTGGATTGGCATTTTGCTGGTTGTAGTGGGTGGCATTTGGTCAGTAATGACTACTCCCGTTGATGCCATTCCCGACTTATCCGAAAATCAGGTGATTGTTTACACCGAATGGATGGGGCGCAATCCGCAAATCATGGAAGACCAAATCACCTACCCCTTGGTTTCCAACTTGCAGGGCATCCCTAACGTAAAAGCCATACGTGCTGCTTCCATGTTCGGCATGAGTTTCATCTTCGTCATTTTCAATGACGATGCAGAAATTTACTGGGCGCGAACCCGTGTGTTGGAGCGATTGAACTTCGCGCAAAAAGCATTGCCGCAAGGCGTAACCCCAACACTTGGTCCCGATGGAACAGGTGTAGGTCATGTGTTTTGGTATACACTTCAGGGCGATGGCTACGATTTGGGAGAACTCCGTGCAGTGCAGGACTGGTATGTAAAGTTTGCTTTGCAGAATGTGGAAGGCGTGAGCGAAGTCGCCTCGTTTGGGGGCATTCAAAAGCAATATCAGGTTAGCGTCAATCCGCACAAATTGGTTTACTACGGCATATCCGCAATGGATGTGGCAAACGCATTAAAAGCAAACAACAGAGATGTAGGAGGCAGCATTTACGAAATGAACCGCATGGGCTATATGCTAAGAGGTTTGGGCTACATAAAGGACATTAAAGACATTGAAGAAATTTCTGTTGGGGCATACAAATCAACGCCCATAAAATTGAAAGATGTTGCTGACGTGCAAATGAGCAGCGACATCCGATTGGGTATTGCGGAGGAGAATGGTGAAGGTGAAGTGGTAGGTGGCGTAGTGGTTGCCCGATATGGCGAAAATGCAAAAGAAGTAATTGACCGAGTGAAAGAAAGATTAGGTGATGTGGAAAAAGGTCTGCCTCCAGGCGTGAAATTCAAAGTGGCTTACGACCGCAGCGACCTTATTGAAGCGGCTGTTGCCACGCTCAAAGATGCATTGATTGAAGAAATTATAGTTGTGGCACTTGTTGTTTTATTATTTCTTTTTCATGTGCGCAGCGCAGTAGTTGCTATTGTTACTATTCCTTTATCGGTGCTGATTGGTTTTATGTTGGTGAAATGGTTTGGCATTTCTCTCAACATTATGTCATTGGGTGGAATTGCTTTGGCAATCGGTGATTTGGTAGATGCCGGAATTGTAATGACAGAGAACGCATACAAAGGATTGGTGAAAGCAGTTTTAAAAACCGATGAATAA
- a CDS encoding efflux RND transporter permease subunit produces MEKHRIGNTKELSEEERIKIIERSSRTVGRAVFFSILVTLISFAPILFLEGQERKLYSPLVFTKTFVMIGSAIVALFIVPMLLRSLMKGKLIPESRNPVANFFIKIYSPVLRLCQRWKKTVIAISVLIVFGSIPFVLRLGSEFMPPLDEGSLLFMPVTLPDVSNNEAKRILQVQDKLIMSVPEVENVLGKAGRAYTATDNAPMSMIESIILLKPKSEWRKGMTTEKLITELNEKVKIPGVTNGWTQPIINRINMLSTGVRTDIGIKIYGQELDTIYNIARQVEKSLQGIEGLTDLYVEQLTGGKYLDVKIKREEIARYNLSIEEVNMLIEMALGGMPVTQTVEGRQRFSVSMRLAQDFRSDLEEIKRTPLQTSGYGVIPLSAVADLEITEGPPMINSENAMLRGTVLFNVRGRDMGSVVKDAKEKIDADFKNLPKGYFINWSGQYESKVRAENRLKIIIPITLLIIAFVLYFTFRSFKEMAIVLSSIPIALIGGVYSMYFFDVNFSVAVAVGFIALFGIAVETGVLMLVYMNEAIHDAVDKKGSAELTQQEVQTAVFSGAVMRVRPKLMTVMADMIGLMPILLATGVGSDVMKPTAIPFVFGMVTSTLFVLIVLPVVYQLGKEYELKKHGKVEYLEIEE; encoded by the coding sequence ATGGAAAAGCATAGAATAGGAAATACAAAAGAACTTAGCGAAGAAGAACGCATCAAAATTATTGAACGTTCATCGCGCACTGTTGGAAGAGCGGTTTTCTTTTCCATCTTGGTAACGCTTATTTCATTCGCACCAATTCTCTTTCTCGAAGGGCAGGAAAGAAAATTGTATTCGCCCCTTGTGTTTACAAAAACATTTGTAATGATAGGCTCTGCCATTGTCGCGCTGTTTATCGTGCCAATGTTGCTTCGTTCATTGATGAAAGGCAAACTCATTCCCGAAAGCAGAAATCCGGTTGCTAATTTCTTCATCAAAATTTACAGCCCTGTATTGCGCTTGTGTCAGCGTTGGAAAAAAACGGTTATTGCTATTTCTGTTTTAATCGTGTTTGGCAGTATTCCATTCGTATTGCGTTTAGGTTCTGAATTTATGCCGCCATTAGATGAAGGTTCGCTGTTGTTCATGCCCGTTACACTTCCTGATGTTTCCAACAACGAAGCCAAACGTATTTTGCAGGTGCAGGACAAACTCATCATGTCCGTTCCCGAAGTGGAAAATGTTCTGGGCAAAGCAGGTCGTGCCTATACTGCAACCGACAATGCTCCCATGAGTATGATTGAAAGCATCATTCTTTTAAAACCAAAATCGGAATGGCGCAAAGGAATGACCACCGAAAAACTAATTACTGAATTAAACGAGAAAGTAAAAATCCCCGGAGTTACAAATGGTTGGACACAGCCCATCATCAACCGTATCAATATGCTTTCAACAGGGGTTCGGACAGACATCGGCATTAAAATTTACGGACAGGAATTAGATACCATTTACAACATTGCCCGTCAGGTTGAAAAATCCTTGCAGGGCATTGAAGGGCTTACCGATTTATATGTAGAGCAACTCACAGGAGGCAAATACCTTGATGTAAAAATTAAGAGGGAGGAAATTGCCCGATACAATCTTTCCATTGAAGAAGTGAACATGCTTATTGAAATGGCGTTGGGAGGAATGCCTGTAACCCAAACAGTAGAAGGTCGGCAGCGATTCAGTGTATCTATGCGTTTGGCACAGGATTTCCGTAGTGATTTGGAAGAGATAAAAAGAACACCCCTTCAAACATCCGGCTATGGAGTTATTCCGCTTTCGGCAGTGGCTGATTTGGAAATTACCGAAGGTCCGCCAATGATTAATTCAGAGAACGCCATGTTGAGAGGCACAGTTTTATTTAATGTCAGAGGCAGAGATATGGGTAGCGTGGTGAAAGATGCCAAAGAAAAAATAGATGCCGATTTCAAAAATCTTCCCAAAGGTTATTTCATCAACTGGAGCGGACAGTATGAAAGTAAAGTCCGTGCCGAAAACCGTTTGAAAATTATCATTCCTATTACGCTTTTGATTATTGCCTTCGTGCTTTATTTCACTTTTCGTTCCTTCAAAGAAATGGCGATTGTGCTTTCCAGTATTCCCATTGCTTTAATCGGAGGCGTTTATTCCATGTATTTTTTTGACGTGAACTTTTCTGTTGCGGTTGCAGTCGGTTTCATTGCCTTATTTGGTATTGCGGTAGAAACAGGCGTGCTGATGCTCGTCTATATGAACGAAGCCATACACGATGCAGTAGATAAAAAGGGAAGCGCAGAACTTACACAGCAAGAAGTGCAGACAGCCGTTTTTTCAGGCGCAGTAATGCGTGTCCGACCAAAACTAATGACCGTAATGGCTGACATGATTGGACTAATGCCTATTCTATTGGCAACAGGCGTGGGTAGCGATGTTATGAAACCCACTGCCATTCCCTTTGTTTTCGGAATGGTTACCTCTACACTTTTTGTGTTAATCGTTTTACCTGTGGTTTATCAGTTAGGGAAAGAATACGAATTGAAAAAACATGGTAAAGTGGAATACCTTGAAATTGAAGAATAA
- a CDS encoding 2-hydroxyacid dehydrogenase, with product MKVAVYSIHQFEKPYLLKANGAEHELVFFDVPLSESTTYLAFSCEAVSIFTGDKANAYVLELLHKHGVKYLALRSAGFNHVDIKKAKELNMKVARVPSYSPYAIAEHTVAMMLALNRKLIRANRRILKLNFSLDGLVGFDMNGKTVGIIGTGKIGSVVARIMHGFGCRIVAFDKEQNEELKSHYQVEYTTCASLCEKSDIISLHVPLNNMTQYIIDKHCIEKMKPGVMLINTSRGGLVNTKAVIDALKTKQIGFFGMDVYEEEEGLFFEDHSNDILLDDTIARLMTFSNVLITSHQAFLTDTALRNIAETTIYNLRCFQFDKTNTNEI from the coding sequence ATGAAAGTAGCGGTTTACAGCATACATCAATTTGAAAAGCCATATTTATTGAAAGCAAATGGAGCAGAACATGAATTGGTATTTTTTGATGTGCCACTAAGCGAGAGCACAACTTATCTAGCGTTTAGCTGTGAAGCTGTCAGCATTTTTACTGGTGATAAAGCCAATGCTTATGTTTTAGAGCTGCTCCATAAGCATGGGGTTAAATATCTTGCACTTCGTTCAGCAGGATTTAACCATGTGGATATTAAAAAGGCAAAGGAACTCAACATGAAAGTCGCCCGAGTTCCGTCTTACTCGCCATATGCTATTGCTGAACACACAGTTGCCATGATGCTCGCACTTAATCGAAAACTCATTCGTGCAAACAGGAGAATTTTGAAATTAAATTTCTCACTAGATGGGTTGGTGGGCTTTGACATGAATGGAAAAACTGTAGGAATTATAGGCACAGGTAAAATCGGGAGTGTCGTAGCCCGAATTATGCATGGGTTTGGTTGTCGCATTGTTGCCTTTGATAAAGAGCAAAACGAAGAACTCAAAAGTCACTATCAAGTTGAATATACTACCTGTGCATCACTTTGTGAAAAATCTGATATTATTTCACTGCACGTTCCACTTAACAACATGACACAGTATATTATTGATAAACATTGTATAGAAAAAATGAAACCTGGTGTAATGCTTATTAACACAAGCAGAGGGGGGTTGGTAAATACAAAAGCAGTAATCGATGCGCTAAAAACAAAGCAGATTGGATTTTTCGGTATGGATGTTTATGAAGAAGAAGAAGGACTATTTTTTGAAGACCATTCAAACGATATTCTGCTTGACGATACCATTGCACGACTAATGACTTTCAGCAACGTGCTTATTACAAGTCATCAGGCGTTTTTAACGGATACCGCGTTAAGAAATATTGCCGAAACTACTATTTACAACCTGCGCTGCTTTCAATTCGATAAAACAAACACTAATGAAATATGA
- a CDS encoding cation-translocating P-type ATPase, giving the protein MKLSNNTFSASLIQLIAEFNSDSAKGLTALEATNRISQYGRNTIQSDKGKHPLKIVLSQFNNLLVYLLLFAAAMSFWFQEYLDATAILLVILVNASIGFWMEMQAERSMNALKKMASVPAKVFRDGKLSEITSEELVPGDILFVEAGDMITADARIITATQLSVNEASLTGEAMPVEKIASELSEDIPLADRANMLHKGTFVTNGNTTALVVATGMQTELGKIAHLVQGADQSATPLEKKLQVFSRKLIYITVALVVLIFIVGMFTHGDYVELLETAIALAVAAIPEGLPIVATLALAQGMMKMAKHNVIVKKLSAVETLGGTTVICTDKTGTLTQNKIEVTDVITTEENAEKNKQIMQHIAVLCNTASIQISENEIKEIGDPLETGLLKYAHKNGENIEQLRQQFPKIDEVPFSSETKMMATLHSGNNGYIVYAKGAAEEILKQCSQILIGSEIQFLNEETRKHWKEKSEHLAASGLRVIAGAFKETPSKDISLTSDLVFAGLYGMMDPPAEDVFDAIKECKEAGIKVVMITGDHPATASYIANQLGISENDTPIIGKEMKGASQLSENEKQHWLNTSVFARVTPTHKLDLVTVLQEKGNIVGMTGDGVNDAPALKKADIGIAMGKRGTQVAQEVSDMVLKDDKFSSIVHAIRQGRVIFSNIQEFVIYLLSCNMSELFVVTLAALSNLHFQLIPLQILFINLITDVLPALALGVSEGSPFVMKHKPRNPTEPLLKTRQWYAVWIYAAIISVCTLGAVFFSHFVLHTGEHFDPKLCNNILFFTLIVCQLFHVFNMASVKTSFFKSEVFRNKYVWYALASSGLIVISVFFIPPVREALNVQSLKLEDWLVVIASALISLLVIQILKRTNLIHDED; this is encoded by the coding sequence ATGAAACTCTCAAACAACACTTTTTCGGCTTCATTGATTCAACTTATTGCTGAGTTTAATAGTGATTCGGCAAAAGGATTGACCGCTCTTGAAGCAACCAACCGTATTTCTCAATACGGCAGAAATACTATTCAATCCGATAAAGGAAAACATCCTTTGAAAATAGTCCTGTCGCAATTTAATAACCTCTTGGTGTATTTGTTGCTGTTTGCAGCCGCCATGTCGTTTTGGTTTCAGGAATACTTGGATGCAACCGCAATTCTGCTTGTAATACTCGTAAATGCGAGCATTGGCTTTTGGATGGAAATGCAGGCAGAACGCTCTATGAATGCCCTTAAAAAAATGGCAAGTGTTCCGGCAAAAGTGTTCAGGGATGGTAAGTTATCCGAAATAACATCCGAGGAATTAGTTCCGGGTGATATACTGTTTGTGGAAGCTGGTGACATGATTACCGCAGATGCAAGAATTATTACCGCCACACAACTTTCCGTAAATGAAGCATCGCTTACGGGTGAAGCCATGCCCGTTGAGAAAATAGCAAGTGAGCTTTCCGAAGATATTCCACTTGCCGACCGAGCTAATATGCTGCATAAAGGCACTTTCGTTACCAACGGAAACACCACTGCCCTTGTGGTAGCAACCGGAATGCAAACCGAATTAGGCAAAATTGCACATCTCGTGCAGGGCGCAGACCAATCAGCCACACCCCTTGAAAAAAAGTTACAAGTATTCAGTCGCAAACTCATTTACATAACAGTTGCTCTGGTTGTTTTGATTTTCATTGTCGGCATGTTTACGCATGGCGATTATGTTGAATTGCTTGAAACTGCCATTGCCCTTGCCGTGGCAGCTATACCCGAAGGTCTTCCCATTGTGGCAACACTTGCCCTGGCGCAGGGCATGATGAAAATGGCAAAACACAATGTAATTGTCAAGAAACTTTCGGCAGTAGAAACTTTAGGCGGCACTACGGTAATCTGCACCGATAAAACTGGAACGCTTACTCAAAATAAAATAGAGGTTACCGATGTAATTACGACAGAAGAAAATGCTGAAAAGAACAAACAAATCATGCAGCATATCGCTGTTTTATGCAACACAGCATCCATTCAGATTTCAGAAAACGAAATAAAAGAAATTGGCGACCCGCTGGAAACGGGCTTATTGAAATATGCACACAAAAACGGAGAGAATATTGAGCAGTTGCGACAGCAGTTTCCTAAAATAGATGAAGTCCCGTTTTCATCGGAAACAAAAATGATGGCAACGCTGCATAGCGGAAACAATGGATATATTGTTTATGCCAAAGGCGCGGCAGAAGAAATACTCAAGCAATGCAGCCAAATTCTGATTGGTTCTGAAATTCAATTTCTGAATGAAGAAACAAGAAAACATTGGAAAGAAAAATCAGAACATCTTGCGGCATCCGGTTTACGAGTAATAGCAGGTGCTTTTAAAGAAACCCCTTCAAAAGATATTTCACTAACAAGCGATTTGGTTTTTGCAGGGCTTTACGGTATGATGGACCCTCCAGCCGAAGATGTGTTTGATGCCATCAAAGAATGTAAAGAGGCAGGTATTAAAGTAGTGATGATTACAGGCGACCACCCCGCTACAGCCAGTTACATAGCTAATCAATTAGGTATTTCTGAAAACGATACACCTATTATTGGAAAAGAAATGAAAGGAGCTTCGCAACTCAGCGAAAACGAAAAACAGCATTGGCTGAATACTTCTGTTTTTGCAAGAGTAACTCCTACACATAAGCTGGATTTGGTTACTGTATTGCAGGAAAAAGGAAACATCGTTGGCATGACTGGCGATGGTGTAAATGATGCGCCTGCTTTAAAAAAAGCCGACATCGGTATTGCAATGGGAAAGCGTGGAACACAGGTGGCACAAGAAGTGTCAGACATGGTGTTGAAAGACGATAAGTTTTCTTCCATTGTTCACGCAATCAGGCAAGGTCGTGTCATCTTCAGCAACATTCAGGAATTTGTGATTTACCTGCTTTCCTGCAACATGAGTGAATTGTTTGTAGTGACTTTAGCTGCCTTATCTAATCTGCATTTTCAATTAATTCCACTGCAAATACTTTTTATCAATCTCATAACCGATGTATTACCGGCACTTGCTTTGGGAGTAAGCGAAGGCAGTCCTTTTGTAATGAAGCATAAACCCCGAAACCCTACTGAACCACTTTTAAAAACAAGACAGTGGTATGCCGTTTGGATCTATGCGGCAATCATTTCCGTTTGCACCCTGGGTGCAGTATTCTTTAGCCATTTTGTTTTGCATACAGGCGAACACTTTGACCCGAAATTGTGCAATAACATTTTGTTCTTCACACTCATTGTTTGTCAGTTATTCCATGTGTTCAACATGGCATCGGTTAAAACATCATTTTTTAAGTCCGAAGTTTTCAGAAACAAATATGTATGGTATGCTCTTGCTTCGAGTGGGCTAATCGTGATATCCGTTTTCTTCATTCCCCCGGTTCGTGAAGCATTGAATGTTCAGTCGCTTAAATTAGAAGACTGGTTGGTAGTTATTGCTTCTGCTTTGATTTCGCTCTTGGTTATTCAAATATTAAAACGCACAAACCTTATTCACGATGAAGATTAA
- a CDS encoding restriction endonuclease, with protein sequence MKINAENINITKASGLKAPFNKGKLKQSLLRSGANNEQADEITNEVIEMLVEGMSTRKIYKTAFRLLRNYSRPAAARYKLKQAIMELGPSGFPFEQFVGELLKHRGYKTQVGVIVKGHCVNHEIDVIAEKDEHHFMIECKFHNRQGYSSDVKIPLYIQSRFLDVERQWKQLDGHSEKFHQGWVVTNTRFSEDAAQYGRCMNMNLVSWDYPKHNGLKDWIDGSGLHPVTCLTSLTQREKQQLLDKKIVLCKSMHHNHALLQSIGVKPPRLQKVMDECAALCEMYSKTNH encoded by the coding sequence ATGAAGATTAACGCTGAAAACATAAATATCACCAAAGCATCAGGACTGAAAGCTCCTTTCAATAAAGGAAAGTTGAAACAATCGCTGTTGCGTTCAGGAGCAAACAACGAGCAGGCAGATGAAATTACCAATGAAGTAATCGAAATGCTGGTTGAAGGAATGTCCACCCGGAAGATTTACAAAACTGCATTTCGATTGCTGAGAAATTATTCCCGTCCGGCAGCAGCACGTTATAAACTCAAACAAGCCATTATGGAATTGGGACCTTCCGGTTTTCCGTTTGAGCAATTTGTTGGCGAACTTTTAAAACATAGAGGTTACAAAACGCAAGTGGGCGTAATTGTAAAAGGACATTGTGTAAACCATGAAATTGATGTGATTGCCGAAAAAGACGAACACCATTTTATGATTGAGTGCAAATTTCATAACCGTCAGGGTTACTCGTCCGATGTTAAAATCCCGCTATACATTCAGTCAAGGTTTTTAGATGTGGAAAGACAATGGAAACAGTTAGATGGTCATTCTGAAAAATTTCATCAGGGTTGGGTAGTAACCAATACTCGCTTTTCAGAAGATGCTGCTCAATACGGAAGGTGCATGAATATGAACCTTGTGAGTTGGGATTACCCCAAACATAATGGGTTAAAAGACTGGATTGATGGTTCGGGTTTACACCCCGTAACCTGTCTTACTTCACTTACCCAAAGAGAAAAGCAACAGCTGTTAGACAAAAAAATAGTGTTGTGTAAATCCATGCACCACAACCATGCCTTACTTCAAAGTATTGGCGTAAAGCCACCCCGATTGCAAAAGGTAATGGATGAATGTGCTGCATTGTGTGAAATGTATTCTAAAACTAATCACTAA